The genomic segment ATTAATTAAGTCTGGGGCAGATATTGAAGCAAAAAATGTGTATGGAAATACTCCTTTGCATATTGCATGTTTAAATGGTCATGCTGATGCAGTTACAGAATTAATTGCCAATGCAGCAAACGTTGGTGAGATGATCTTAAAATctgttgaaaaaatttttctttgcaatttttataacaGATGGTTCTTTTAATAGAAGCTGTAAATTATCGGGGACAAACGCCGTTACACGTTGCTGCTGCTAGCACTCATGGTGTTCACTGTTTAGAAGTACTTTTGAAAGCAGGTTTGAGAATAAATGTTCAATCGGAAGATGGGCGTACACCTCTACATATGACTGCAATCCATGGTAGATTTACTCGATCAAAAAGCTTACTTGATGTTGGAGCATTGCCAGATACtaaagataaaaatggaaataccGCTTTACACGTCGCCGCTTGGTATATtacaataacaattttattttatttaatgatcttttttcaatatttatctgAATCTTAATTCATGTAGGTTTGGCCATGAATGTTTAACAACAACTTTATTGGAGTATGGCGCATCCCCAGCAGCGCGCAATGCTGAACAGCGTACTGCATTGCACCTTAGTTGCTTGGCAGGTCATATCGAGGtaacgtatttatatatatatgtatttacatttatatatatactaacatttctgttaaattaatttcttaatgacATTTACAGGtctgtagaaaattattacaagtTGATAGCCGACGAATAGATTCAAGAGATATTCGTGGTAGAACACCATTACATTTAGCAGCATTCAAGGGATCTGTTGACTGTTTAGATTTATTGTTATCCAATGGAGCTAATTTTCGATTAACTGATAATTATAGCAGGTTAGCACTTCATCATGCTGCTAGTCAAGGTCATTATCTCTGTGTTTTTACTTTGGTTGGATTTGGAAGTGACTCTAATGCACAAGACGTAGACGGTGCAACTCCTTTGCATTTAGCTGCAGCATCAAATCCCAGAGATTCTGGTGCTCAGTAAGTACTAATTATTTATGTGTAGTTTACTCTGTAcaagaatttttctaaaattttaatttatattatctttacTTAGATGCGTACAGTATTTATTAAAGCATAGAGCAGATCCGCGTTTGTGCGATAAACGAGGCTTTACTGCTATTCATTACGCTGTAGCTGGTGGAAATCAGCCAGCTTTAGAAGCTTTATTAGAAGCTTGTCCACAAGGGAATCTAGCAGCGTCATCTAATTCTACAGGAAAGTCAGAACCTCCATTACCTGCATTAACACCCTTACATCTTGCTGTAAgtctaaagaaattaatagttCAGTAACTgaagatataattatttatatttataggcATACCATGgacatattgaaattttaagctTACTACTACCATTATTTCCCAATACTAACATTAAAGAAGATACTGGTAAAACGCCACTTGATCTAGCTGCCTATAAAGGACACCAAACATGCGTTCAACTTTTATGCGTATTTTATGGAGCTTGTGTATGGGTCCAAGATTCTATTACAAGGCGTACTCCAGTACATTGCGCAGCGGCAGCAGGTCATGTTAATTGTCTAGAACTTCTATTGGAGAATGCAGGAGATTCAAACGTAGTTAATTGTTACGATATTAAGCAGCGAACTCCTTTAACACTAGCAGTGGCAAATAGCAATCCAGAATGTGCTCAGttacttttaaaatacaaagcTGATTGTAATTTACTAGACATAAACAAGCATACACCATTATTTCGAGCAGTGGTTAAGGAACGTGATCATCAGTTAGTGGAGCTATTATTATCACACGGTGCACAAGTAGCGATACAAGATACAAATGGTAAAACACCATTACATTTAGCCGCCGCATGTGGAAGGTGGGTTCCTTTTTTACCTATTAAAAGATTTGccagtatttttatatacccaaaatttatttttttttgtagagTAAAAGCATTGGCTTCTCTTGTCAAAGCTAATCCTGCTGCTGCCACTTTAAAAGACGATCAAGGATGTACAGTCCTTCATTGGGCCTGTTATAATGGAAACTCGAATTGTGTGGAATATCTGTTAGAACAAAATGTAATTGACTCATTAGAGGGTAGGTATTTTCTCAATGTTAGGTAAACGAGTATTCTTGATTTTGAATCTAAactatttcgttttataaacaGGTAGTCCATTTTCGGCTGTTCATTGTGCAGTTTATCAGGGATCAGCACATTGTTTAGAattactaataaataaatttgggGGAAAGACTGTTGCTGCTCCGAGAGATGTTCCAGGTGGTCGGTTGCCTTTGCATATTGCAGCTAGTTCGGGATCTGTAGAATGTGCAAAATTGATTTTAAGTTCTGTTGGACCTGAATTAGCTGGGCTCGAAACTCCAGATTATTCaggtcgaacgccactactttGTGCTGCTATTACGGGTCAATGTGCTGCTAttggtatattttatttaattatgtaaatatttggTACTTATTTAGTATTTCTTCATgttcataattttttctacTGATAGAGTTATTGCTTGAATGGAAAGCTGATGTACGTGCTGTGGATTGTAACAAAAACACAGCTCTTCACTTAGCTTGTCAAAGACGACATTCTGTTGCTGCTTCACTCTTactaaatttaatcaattcaCTTAATGCCAATGGTGAAAATACATCACAGCAACAACAAAGCATTATTAACATGGCCAATAAGCAGCGAAGAACACCATTACATCTAGCAGCAAGAAATGGCCTCGTAACGGTAAGGAAATGACTTATTGTATTTAAGTAATGTTTTAGAATTGTAAGAACACTCATAGGAATTTATTTTCCGCAGGTAACACGACGTTTATTGCAATCGGGTGCAAGTGTCGTTGCTGTCGATGCAGAAGGACTCACACCTGCATTAGCTTGTGCTCCGAATCCGGCTGTAGCACGATGTTTAGCCACCATTCTTGCTGCACATGGTGCGTATATTAATCTTCCCAATTCTCAATTTTTAGTCCAAGATTTCTCATAAGTTATTAGTCAATCATTACTATAGGTCAAAATTGGGAAGCTGCACAACATTCACCATCAATTCAACAAACATCagaagtatatttaaatgGCAGAAGTGGCGATTCACAACACAGTTCAGATTCGGAGTTTTACTGACAGCAGGCATCACGCTTAGATCATCAagcgtttcaaaatttaaacgTCGATTCAATGCACGGAAATATTGATGCAGCAAGATTAATTTGGACAAGCTGTTGGTTGTTTTCAATTTTGACATAATGCTTCTATATGTAAGAGAGCCAATTTATCAGGTATGGGAAATCAGTGCTTAACAATCGTTCATCTGCAATTGTCAGCCTCTTAACAAGTAATAATGACAATACCCCCATTTTTACTATTAACATTTCGATAGAATTGCGAACTGCCAAGAGGAGTAtgataatatgtatttaaacaatGGGTAAGAGAGCAATAATATTAGGCttaaaagtttatattattCAGTAAGTATAATTAGATATCTTACATTAATCCTAGGACGCCTAAGGTGTTAAAAGATGTAAAATCAGTCCAAAGGTGGGTCATTTTCTGTCCATATAAAAAAGGAGCGATAAATCCTGTTTTTCCTGTTCTATTCATTAAAAGACACACTTATTTACACTTTGAGCAAATGATCGAATTTAgctattttcaataatacCTTTTGTTTTTTGCGACTATCTTGTTGCAGCACatgacatttttataatattttttataatatttcgatTGTATGATCTTTATATAAACTACGACTAAACCAATTCAGATAATATGACATGATAATAAACACATGAGCTGTCACTGACATCGAAACACATGTAACTACCTCTTAAgatttatatgtaatttataatagtgTTACATACAGCTTGAGAGTAAATTTTCTCACTGGTCAATTAGTTAGATCACAAATACACTCAAGAGAAATTAGATTACTGGCCTCTTAGAAAAAATTTGTTGTAGGAAAAGTTAAGGTTTAAAGTTTTGTGGACATTTTCTGACCCTCCCATAGGTGTCTTAGGGTTAAAGGAATATACATACCTTTATTTTTGCTTCAATGTCATAATTGCATGCACATATATGCTCCTGACACTGTGGTCAACGCGTAAATGTGTCTGGTACAAAAAATGGTTTGTAGATGAAACATAGATATTCATATAGTGAATTGCTGACGTAATTGATAcctcattaaaaaaaaagacacgaTAATGCTTGCATTATCGATTTTATTGTAACGTAAGGATGCTCCATAGACTCGTAAATTTAATTCCTAAAATAAATTCCTAAGACCCGCCAGCTTACTGCTGTTActtgcatatttttattaatcagcgatatttataatataataaagctTTCTATATTTTGCAATGTAATCAATTTTTCATCAATTAGGAAAAGTACAAAttgtatgaataaaaaaagtcgtagtttttaaatatgatCATGCTATCATGTTTGAAATTTAGTCAGcataaaggaaaaagaagtcTATATATTTTCGTTTACTTTACATTGAGTCAACACTGTACaatgatttaattaatgttGTCCATTGGAATTATAATAGTCATTTTAATAGAGGATGTAGCAAGgcagtttttattattttacttattgaGACGAGTCTTAAGTGGACCATATAAAGGACATTAACCAATGAATGCATAGTCGATTAATTAACTGTATGAACATTTAcagtttataaatttattatctatagAGAAGTAGATAAATTACTAGTGAAATGCTCTCTCTATTTTATGGAGGAAAGAATATTAGGTTATTGATATAAGATAAATACTGCACAGAATCtttgcatttattatttttaataagtttAACTAAGGTCTTCCATTTGTAGTACCTTTATTTAAACTGTGAAGCGATATATAAGTACATCGAGAGGATTCCGTTTCTCGAATTTTTCAGTTTGGAATTTTAAGATTAGGTACGTTATATAAGCGTTTGATGtttttttgtagaaatatgtatatgtttataaaGAGAAATCAGTTCAACTAATAATTCATTTGCGTTCAATTGCATTTTATCGTATAAAGCGCGAgcgtttttaattaacaaaaagaACTAGTACGAAAGTAATAAACAGTACCGTATTATAAATGTCCTGTTGTAAATACAAAAAACGGACTTACATTGCCtgacaaaatttttaatataatagtacAGATTaacaaaaagagaagaaaagtttAGATATTTTCTTAGATATTTGTAGTAAAAGCCTAAACTGCCTAAACACATTGACACACGGAAATATGAAAGTAGAGCTTGTAAAAGATGACATAAGTAGTTACGGTGAAGCATCATTAACGATCCAAATGATTGATCGAGACCATGATTGAACTATCAATTAATGAAAGTCGAATGATTTCTTTTATGCGTACATCGATATATAGGGTGTCTCAGTATTCATGAAACTggtaatgtattaaaatttatattgtaaaatgtatataatttgaaGTTCATAATACTGAAACTTTATTagagataaaaatgtaaaaatttaattaatttaatttaaaaagacgtaacaattttattctacattttcagttaattttttcatacatCACTACCTTGCTGATTGTATCATGATTATTAAGACACCCTGTATGTATGTCCTGTTAATTTTGTACTTAAGAATTCCCGTAATATTTGCATTTATCACTATCAATATTGTAACAAAAAATAGAGACGCAACAGATAATGCTGTGTCCATTTGGACCGATCAAAGAGTTTTCAAATCATATCGTGCACggaatatgtatgtatttttattgtatatatatatatcgattgCGATGATTGTTTAAACAGGTGAATGTCCAGGTGTGCGTGATACCACAGACGAGTACTTGTACCAATGCGGTGGTACGAAAATGTGGAAAACTTAGGGTGAAATAGTCAATCCAATTTGTACGTCGTCTTTTGCGAGTCACGCAAAGATCAAATAATATgttatttttctcttgaaaaatgtgaaaaatcaTGTGCGTTGTACAtattgacaaatattttttaatacattaatcgGTATGTATATTATGAATTCTGGGAATTTCAtaccgtaatattatattaaaattgtgcTACAATTAAACGACTGTCTCTGATATCGTGCATTCTGTATTACGCGATCATTTGTAATCAATAAACGacattatgttttatttttatacaattttcttttcattttatagaTCCACGTCTTTTCTGTTCTCTGCAATATAAAAGTACAATACCTCAAACATCTTCAGCTTTATCAAAATCcatcttatatattattgtttctttcttttaatgcTTATAACCGTTTATTCTGTCACGTTCACTTAATCCAAAAGATTACTTTTTGCCTCAATTCTTTGCAACAAGCAACTAATCAATTAAACAGTAAATGAGAATTGCTtgagaaatacattttttatcataCGGATTTATCCTtatcttaataatttaataggataaaacaaagaatttctgtttacatttttattttattcttatttcttataaaGATGTACATCTTTCTGGTatcaaaaaaatacattaatatcaatatagTAATTATCACAAGTGCTAAAAACTACCTTTCATTTACTTTTGTAATAGAAAACAAGTGCCTTTTTATCATCATTAAATATTGCTAAATAttcttaacaaaattatttacttgGCCGTTTTATTAATGTCATACATTACACTATCACAAGGCACAATTCTGCGTATGTATAGATACTATGATCTAATTGTAGGTGTATTTAAGCAAATTAAAGGAATAAGAAGTTATGAGTCAATATTATATTAGGTAAAATTGTTAGGTAAAATtccatatttttgcatatattttgcaaaagcAGGTAATAACTCTTTTATAACAACCACCATGTATTCAAACAAGGctgctattattttattcaatagcTTTTGTATTTTCTCATCACTAATGGAAGATGTATCTAAATACCTaaaactttcttttatataattccATACAAAATGAACTGCTTTATGTAAATACTCTGAACCAAATGAAGATTTTGTTATCAGAGTAtgagatattttaaatattataagaagAAAACATGAGGCATCCTTCATGTATCttatatcatttaaaatttcaataaattgattaatatcatattttgtattatttaaaaatacatccTTTAATAAAGACAATAGCAAATCTTTTAACTGAGGCAATTTATCTTGAGCATTGCTATTTTCCTtgttaaatgaatatttatttcctttcttgTCATGTGCAAATAATATATCTACAAATTTCATTGGATCTAGGAAATGTATACCACAAATTATCAGTTCGTTATTTTGCAAAGATATGGTGGACATTTGAGTGGAAATAGCACccaaattattttcaagttGTAACTGTTGTTTGTTAttgatgtaacgtataacttcagcattttcaaatattttatctgtatTATTTGCAGCAGCAGTACGCTTCACacgattaaattttctacgaaGATTTTTGGAACGTAAAGAGCTTTTATAGTTATCTAAAATGTTACCTTGTGTAGATTCAATTAAATCTGCTGCAAACTGTGTATTTATAACTGCGTTACCAAGGAACAAAATATGAGCTGTCAGAGATACTACATCTGAAAAATGAACTGTGCCATCTTCCTGATATCTCTCATAGATACAATATGCTTGATATCCTACACCAAAGCCATTGATACCTAAATTACTTAATACTAATGTATTGTATGCAAATCTAGTTGCAGTGCCTATATTACTACCATTCTGAACAAGCTTAGTAACAGCAAAAGATCCACCTACAGTAGCTATACCAATTGTGGCGCCAGTTATACCTAACCATGAAGAAAATGCACCTCTATCCATTAGTGGATTTATAGTTTCTTCATGAGAGTTTCTGTCTACTAAGTTTTGTACTGATCTACTAACTGTCCATACACCAGTTACCCCAGAACATGCTGTTGCACCTGCAATTGTAAcaacattattataattttacttattttgttattatggGACAATTACTCCCAGAagaatatattgtattgttatatatacataaatatataaattgaaaaacacTTATgcatatgaatataaaatacaacttTATGTAATTTACCTAGCACAACTGGGCCAAGAGGTGTAAACAAAGATGCAACTCCTAAACCAATTCCAACTACACCTATTACACTAGAAGCTGTGTCTGCTGCATTAAGAAAAgtttttatagaattacatGCAGGTGAGTCTATAATTTCTAACCAAACTGTTGAATATTCTTCAGTAATTTCATAAGTTGTATCCGGTTGATAAAATCCATCCTTTGGAAGAACCATAGTACATGGTGGTAAAGTATTATTTTCCTTGTAATCTGTCCAATCTTTATATACCCTACCGTTCATATCAATATACCAAATTTGTTGCTTTTTACATTGTGAGTATTTTATCTTAAATATTGGtgttaaacatatatttatttcattttcctctTTTGAAGTAGATCCTTCTTTTGAAGTAGAATCTCCTTTTGAAGTAGATTCTCCTTTTGAATTGGATTCCTCTTTTGAAGTAGGTACATTAACTGAATTATTTTTaggacgtaatactacgttgAAAATTACTCCAAAGTAAACTCCTTTTGTGTTTGATTTTTCTTCTGTCCCTGCTTTTATGTTTTCCTCTCCAAATTGAAGTATTTTGtcatatataatatctatagTACTTTTGGCTTTCTTTgagtaaaaaaatgtttcaaataaatcgTAGTTATTAGTTATTTTATTGTCACCATATAATACAACATCAGCCGTTTTATCTTCTGATGCAGGACCATAAATTGCAAACCCAATATTTTGTCTCAAATACTTATAATTATCTTCCACATACAGTGTCCATTCTGCCAAAAGTTCATAATATTCTTGTTGCTGTTCCTTAgcaattttcaacattttatcCTACAGAGAATTGAGAAAatggaataaataattcttgtgcacaaacaaagatatttaaggaacttatattttttaataaaagtgaCTGCGAGcattacgtatatgtatataattgatatttacCCAAACTGGATCCACATTAGACATTGTATTCGTTATAAGtgcaaaattttttacaaGTACAAAATTAGACAGATTTTACCTACaacatacatttttaaattacaataaatttttaatttttcacatattatttttcgattttgGAACAAACGAATTGGACAAAACATTAAAatcattaacaaaatattacaataagaTGAATGAATACTCTTATCGTATGTTATCTTATGAATACACTTATcgttcaattatttaataacacaaatatttttgtattagcTAAAATGAAActtgaatgttttattttatagcaaCAAAGTAGATAAAATTCACTTACACATCAAAACTTTTGGTAATGCGTAATTcaatagaatatataaatatagtttaaaatataataaatttacgatCGATGCACTAActgatacaaagaaataggTGCCACATCTTATATATTCTTGTATCAGTGCTTCCCCGTGTATAGAGCATGGGAATCCCAATTCTAAAATCCTAGTAGTAAAATTCTATCATGTATTCCAATATACATATCTAGGTTAgccaaataaaaattcacaaaatCCGTTGTACAACTCAGCTAGCCAacctaaaaattaaaattttgtttgggcactatgta from the Bombus fervidus isolate BK054 chromosome 12, iyBomFerv1, whole genome shotgun sequence genome contains:
- the LOC139992840 gene encoding uncharacterized protein; the encoded protein is MNVQELRDGSPLLQAIFFGDVDEVRALLSRKEDPNWQDREQRSLLHAAAYRGDPAIVEALLLNGAVVNAKDKKWLTPLYRACCSGNPNVVEVLLSHKADVNIRDRSWQTPLHVAAANNAVQCVELIVPHLMNINVADRGGRTSLHHAAYNGHLEMTEYLAQIGCVINASDRQDRRALHFAAYMGHDGIVRALIAKGADVDVKDRDLYTPLHAAAASGNVECMHTLIKSGADIEAKNVYGNTPLHIACLNGHADAVTELIANAANVEAVNYRGQTPLHVAAASTHGVHCLEVLLKAGLRINVQSEDGRTPLHMTAIHGRFTRSKSLLDVGALPDTKDKNGNTALHVAAWFGHECLTTTLLEYGASPAARNAEQRTALHLSCLAGHIEVCRKLLQVDSRRIDSRDIRGRTPLHLAAFKGSVDCLDLLLSNGANFRLTDNYSRLALHHAASQGHYLCVFTLVGFGSDSNAQDVDGATPLHLAAASNPRDSGAQCVQYLLKHRADPRLCDKRGFTAIHYAVAGGNQPALEALLEACPQGNLAASSNSTGKSEPPLPALTPLHLAAYHGHIEILSLLLPLFPNTNIKEDTGKTPLDLAAYKGHQTCVQLLCVFYGACVWVQDSITRRTPVHCAAAAGHVNCLELLLENAGDSNVVNCYDIKQRTPLTLAVANSNPECAQLLLKYKADCNLLDINKHTPLFRAVVKERDHQLVELLLSHGAQVAIQDTNGKTPLHLAAACGRVKALASLVKANPAAATLKDDQGCTVLHWACYNGNSNCVEYLLEQNVIDSLEGSPFSAVHCAVYQGSAHCLELLINKFGGKTVAAPRDVPGGRLPLHIAASSGSVECAKLILSSVGPELAGLETPDYSGRTPLLCAAITGQCAAIELLLEWKADVRAVDCNKNTALHLACQRRHSVAASLLLNLINSLNANGENTSQQQQSIINMANKQRRTPLHLAARNGLVTVTRRLLQSGASVVAVDAEGLTPALACAPNPAVARCLATILAAHGQNWEAAQHSPSIQQTSEVYLNGRSGDSQHSSDSEFY
- the LOC139992845 gene encoding uncharacterized protein, coding for MSNVDPVWDKMLKIAKEQQQEYYELLAEWTLYVEDNYKYLRQNIGFAIYGPASEDKTADVVLYGDNKITNNYDLFETFFYSKKAKSTIDIIYDKILQFGEENIKAGTEEKSNTKGVYFGVIFNVVLRPKNNSVNVPTSKEESNSKGESTSKGDSTSKEGSTSKEENEINICLTPIFKIKYSQCKKQQIWYIDMNGRVYKDWTDYKENNTLPPCTMVLPKDGFYQPDTTYEITEEYSTVWLEIIDSPACNSIKTFLNAADTASSVIGVVGIGLGVASLFTPLGPVVLGATACSGVTGVWTVSRSVQNLVDRNSHEETINPLMDRGAFSSWLGITGATIGIATVGGSFAVTKLVQNGSNIGTATRFAYNTLVLSNLGINGFGVGYQAYCIYERYQEDGTVHFSDVVSLTAHILFLGNAVINTQFAADLIESTQGNILDNYKSSLRSKNLRRKFNRVKRTAAANNTDKIFENAEVIRYINNKQQLQLENNLGAISTQMSTISLQNNELIICGIHFLDPMKFVDILFAHDKKGNKYSFNKENSNAQDKLPQLKDLLLSLLKDVFLNNTKYDINQFIEILNDIRYMKDASCFLLIIFKISHTLITKSSFGSEYLHKAVHFVWNYIKESFRYLDTSSISDEKIQKLLNKIIAALFEYMVVVIKELLPAFAKYMQKYGILPNNFT